One part of the Aliivibrio fischeri ATCC 7744 = JCM 18803 = DSM 507 genome encodes these proteins:
- the norV gene encoding anaerobic nitric oxide reductase flavorubredoxin produces MTIHIKNNVNWVGQRDWEVSDFHGTEFKMTKGTSYNSYLIQEEKTVLIDTVDHRFSHQFIQNLEMEIDLASIDYIVINHAEEDHAGALSALMEKIPGTPIYCTENAIDSIVGHHHHPEWNFNPIKTGDALDIGNGKQLIFVEAPMLHWPDSMMTYLTGDAILFSNDAFGQHYCDERLFNDEVDQTELMDQCLRYYSNILTPFSALVIAKIKEVLSFNLPVDMIATSHGCVWRKNPTQIIHQYLEWADNYQEDRITIFYDSMSNNTRMMADAIAQGIHDVDPAVAVKVFNVSRQDKNDILTSVFRSKGILVGSSTMNNVMMPKIAGMLEEITGLRFRAKKAGAFGSYGWNGGAVDRIHSRLTDAGFETAVGLKAKWRPDGKAMQLCREHGQCIAKQWALAPLTTTFNTINVEKETQTIEEPVILVEPSVELEKTAKEVTSSKDAKQCMLCSVCNWVYDPEIGEQNQGVEPNTPWSLVPDDFLCPECHLGKDVFVEIN; encoded by the coding sequence ATGACTATTCATATTAAAAATAATGTTAACTGGGTTGGCCAACGTGATTGGGAAGTATCTGATTTCCATGGTACTGAATTTAAAATGACCAAAGGCACAAGCTATAACAGTTACCTTATCCAAGAAGAAAAAACAGTACTCATTGATACGGTGGACCATCGTTTTAGCCACCAGTTTATTCAGAATTTAGAAATGGAAATTGATCTTGCTAGCATTGATTACATCGTAATTAACCATGCAGAAGAAGATCACGCAGGTGCGCTTTCTGCGTTAATGGAAAAGATCCCTGGAACGCCAATTTATTGCACTGAAAATGCGATTGATTCCATTGTCGGGCATCATCATCACCCTGAATGGAATTTTAACCCAATTAAAACGGGTGATGCGTTAGATATAGGTAATGGCAAGCAATTGATTTTTGTTGAAGCACCAATGCTGCACTGGCCAGATAGCATGATGACGTACTTAACAGGTGATGCAATTTTGTTTAGTAATGATGCATTTGGCCAACACTATTGTGACGAACGTTTGTTTAATGACGAGGTAGATCAAACGGAATTGATGGATCAATGTTTACGTTACTACTCGAATATCCTTACGCCATTCAGTGCTCTGGTTATCGCTAAAATTAAAGAAGTATTAAGCTTCAATTTACCAGTCGATATGATCGCAACCTCTCATGGTTGTGTATGGAGAAAGAATCCAACTCAAATTATTCATCAATATTTAGAGTGGGCTGATAATTACCAAGAAGATCGTATTACGATTTTTTATGATTCTATGTCAAACAACACTCGAATGATGGCTGATGCTATTGCCCAAGGTATTCACGATGTCGACCCTGCTGTTGCAGTCAAAGTATTCAATGTTTCTCGCCAAGATAAAAATGACATTTTAACCAGTGTGTTCCGCTCAAAAGGGATCCTTGTAGGTTCATCAACCATGAACAATGTAATGATGCCTAAAATTGCGGGCATGTTAGAAGAGATCACCGGTCTTCGATTTAGAGCAAAAAAAGCAGGAGCATTTGGTAGTTACGGTTGGAATGGTGGTGCTGTTGATCGAATCCATTCACGTTTAACCGATGCCGGTTTTGAAACTGCCGTTGGTTTAAAAGCGAAATGGCGTCCAGATGGTAAAGCAATGCAGTTATGTCGAGAGCATGGACAATGTATTGCAAAACAGTGGGCGTTAGCACCATTAACAACGACATTTAATACAATCAATGTTGAGAAAGAAACTCAGACAATAGAGGAACCAGTTATTCTCGTTGAACCAAGTGTCGAATTAGAAAAAACGGCGAAAGAAGTGACATCATCAAAAGATGCAAAACAGTGCATGCTTTGCTCGGTATGTAATTGGGTTTATGACCCTGAAATTGGTGAGCAGAACCAAGGTGTAGAACCGAATACACCGTGGTCTTTGGTTCCTGATGATTTCTTATGCCCTGAATGTCATTTAGGTAAAGACGTATTTGTGGAAATTAATTAG
- the norW gene encoding NADH:flavorubredoxin reductase NorW, which translates to MNLPIVIIGSGFASYQLIKTIRRTNSDCPIHVFTNDSGDDYNKPDLSHVFSKQQSPEEVVTLSGGDFAEQYNVILHRHTLVESINPEQQTITANGEQYTYDKLVLATGSHTFVPPFHGDGCEDILTLNSLKEFSAIQQKILDAKNILVIGGGLIGTELAMDLANAGKMVTLVEPNSHLLANMMPDFISLPLENACKEKGVTVNLSDCVQAVNKQEQGYRVTTSNGHSYYVDCVISAAGLKPNTQLATEANLMVNRGIVVDSNLQTSANNIYALGDCAEIEGKVMAYLQPILLSANALAKTLLGTDTALALPNMMVKVKTPNYPVQLAGNTSTDIERWSVDIDTQGVCAKAYDVNNQLTGFVVTNERVKNAFTLFRELNTTN; encoded by the coding sequence ATGAATTTACCTATCGTTATTATTGGTAGTGGTTTTGCCTCTTACCAATTAATTAAAACCATTCGTCGAACTAACAGTGATTGTCCAATTCACGTCTTTACGAATGACAGTGGTGATGACTATAACAAGCCAGATTTGAGTCACGTATTTTCAAAACAACAAAGCCCAGAAGAGGTAGTTACATTATCTGGAGGGGATTTTGCTGAGCAATACAACGTCATTCTACATAGGCACACTTTGGTTGAATCGATTAACCCAGAGCAGCAAACCATTACGGCAAATGGTGAGCAATATACTTACGATAAATTAGTATTAGCGACTGGATCTCATACGTTTGTTCCACCTTTTCATGGGGACGGATGTGAGGACATTTTGACCTTAAATAGCTTGAAAGAGTTTTCAGCGATTCAACAAAAAATACTGGATGCAAAAAATATACTGGTTATTGGTGGTGGTTTAATAGGTACAGAGCTTGCAATGGATTTGGCAAATGCAGGAAAAATGGTGACCTTGGTTGAGCCAAATAGTCATTTACTGGCCAATATGATGCCTGATTTTATCTCTTTACCTCTTGAGAACGCTTGTAAAGAAAAGGGAGTTACTGTCAATTTATCCGATTGTGTGCAAGCCGTGAATAAGCAAGAACAAGGTTACAGAGTAACAACCAGTAATGGTCATTCGTATTACGTGGATTGTGTAATATCGGCAGCAGGATTAAAACCTAATACGCAATTAGCAACAGAAGCAAATCTCATGGTTAATCGGGGGATTGTGGTGGATTCAAATTTACAAACATCAGCTAATAATATCTATGCTTTAGGTGATTGTGCGGAAATTGAAGGCAAAGTGATGGCGTATCTTCAACCTATCTTATTAAGCGCGAATGCATTAGCTAAAACACTATTAGGTACAGATACTGCTCTTGCACTGCCTAATATGATGGTGAAAGTGAAAACACCTAATTATCCAGTACAGTTAGCAGGTAATACATCCACTGATATTGAACGATGGTCTGTTGATATCGATACACAAGGTGTGTGTGCGAAAGCTTACGACGTAAATAATCAATTAACGGGATTTGTAGTAACAAATGAGCGAGTTAAAAACGCTTTCACACTATTTAGAGAGTTAAATACAACGAATTAA
- the purB gene encoding adenylosuccinate lyase yields the protein MELSALTAVSPVDGRYGSKTISLRSIFSEYGLLKYRTVVEVRWLQKLAATQTIAEVAALSAEANQFLDNIAANFNEEDAMRIKEIERTTNHDVKAVEYFLKEKVAEVPELHAINEFIHFACTSEDINNTSHALMLKEARDTVILPEIRNVIDAIKALANEYRDIPLLSRTHGQPASPSTMGKEMANVAYRMERQYKQIENVEILAKINGAVGNYNAHLSAYPDVDWHKFSEEFITESLGVTWNPYTTQIEPHDYIAELFDAIARFNTILLDFDRDVWGYIALGHFKQKTIAGEIGSSTMPHKVNPIDFENSEGNLGLANAIFSHLAQKLPVSRWQRDLTDSTVLRNLGVGCGYAIIAYTSTLKGISKLEVNRAALEAELDKNWEVLAEPVQTVMRRYGIEKPYEKLKELTRGKRVDGEGMRAFIDGLEIPADEKARLKEMTPANYIGQAIELTDKL from the coding sequence ATGGAATTGTCAGCATTAACTGCTGTTTCACCTGTAGATGGTCGCTACGGAAGTAAAACAATTTCTCTACGCAGCATCTTTAGTGAGTATGGCTTACTAAAGTACCGTACTGTTGTTGAAGTTCGTTGGCTTCAAAAACTAGCTGCTACGCAAACGATTGCGGAAGTAGCTGCATTAAGCGCAGAAGCGAATCAATTCTTAGATAACATCGCAGCAAACTTCAATGAAGAAGATGCAATGCGTATCAAAGAAATTGAACGCACTACAAACCATGACGTTAAAGCAGTTGAATACTTTCTAAAAGAGAAAGTAGCTGAAGTTCCAGAGCTTCACGCTATTAATGAATTCATTCACTTTGCATGTACTTCAGAAGATATCAACAACACGTCTCACGCTCTAATGCTTAAAGAAGCTCGTGATACAGTAATTCTTCCAGAAATTCGTAACGTTATTGATGCGATTAAAGCATTAGCAAACGAATACCGTGACATTCCACTTCTGTCTCGTACACACGGTCAACCAGCTTCTCCATCGACTATGGGTAAAGAAATGGCTAACGTGGCGTACCGTATGGAACGTCAATACAAGCAAATCGAAAACGTTGAAATCCTAGCAAAAATCAATGGTGCTGTTGGTAACTATAACGCTCACCTTTCTGCTTACCCGGATGTTGATTGGCACAAATTCAGCGAAGAGTTCATCACAGAGTCTCTAGGTGTAACTTGGAACCCATACACAACTCAAATCGAACCTCACGATTACATCGCTGAGCTATTTGATGCGATTGCTCGTTTCAATACTATCCTTCTTGATTTTGACCGTGACGTATGGGGCTACATTGCTCTTGGCCACTTCAAACAAAAAACGATTGCTGGTGAAATCGGTTCTTCAACAATGCCGCACAAAGTTAACCCAATCGATTTTGAAAACTCAGAAGGTAACCTAGGTCTTGCTAATGCTATCTTTAGCCACCTAGCACAAAAACTGCCTGTATCTCGCTGGCAGCGTGACCTAACTGACTCAACGGTTCTTCGTAACCTAGGTGTTGGTTGTGGCTACGCTATCATTGCATACACATCAACTCTAAAAGGCATTAGCAAATTAGAAGTTAACCGTGCTGCACTTGAAGCTGAGCTAGATAAAAACTGGGAAGTTCTTGCTGAACCTGTACAAACAGTAATGCGTCGTTACGGCATCGAAAAGCCATACGAAAAACTAAAAGAACTGACTCGTGGTAAGCGTGTAGATGGCGAAGGCATGCGTGCATTCATCGACGGTTTAGAAATCCCTGCAGATGAGAAAGCTCGTCTAAAAGAGATGACTCCAGCTAACTACATCGGTCAAGCTATTGAACTGACAGACAAGCTGTAA
- a CDS encoding methyl-accepting chemotaxis protein has protein sequence MFKSIKTRIAVSAGLAIFITLSTAMFFTTVSYNGVNKEITQQVSNQLAANIDYKLLSIADQQRAELNGQFAPVISNLKQLQSLLELSNQHQANASLLVEQFTSSLKIQNESVFAGYMVWEETNFIKDDSVLTQKALNKQGVLSPFFSPTGSSFEALGMDSFNNTSLNNNGERIDEWHLAPFESGKSFVMEPYYYNVRGNQELITTISLPLLYNNKIVGSLGYDWSIKSFQEISKKAAQSIGIPEAAVSIASWNGTLLSFSQNEELVGKKVKDDFAKNWGQIQQEAQNKTVFLKDIGQFKTAIATIETGSKPWIVMVSIPSNVLQKEITDFNSLSHELSNDALSNGLLSGLISSIIGIAIIFILARQIGNSLMNLTSRFENIAQGDGDLTQRINIDSKDEIGQLAFWFNSFIEKVQNTLHNAKDTAELVSQSSMNTMAETEKSQVKLQNQVNEVTQLATAINEMSATAMEVASSALQAATAASQIQTSSEDGQKIMDRAAASVEELAQFINEAQEQVVNLSASSNDIQNILAEIGGIAEQTNLLALNAAIEAARAGEYGRGFAVVADEVRNLASRTQTSTQEINNMLGVLQQNTQSIVTVMDNSQKQALSTKEETLIAQENLKEISSAILVANDMNNQIASAAEEQSSVSEEINRNVTSINEAANEVLCDMQTSLKDTEELTKESHSLTEKLNEFKTQ, from the coding sequence ATGTTCAAATCAATAAAAACACGTATTGCAGTTAGCGCAGGTCTTGCAATATTCATAACTCTAAGTACAGCAATGTTTTTTACAACAGTGTCATATAACGGGGTAAATAAAGAGATCACTCAGCAAGTTTCAAATCAACTTGCTGCAAATATTGACTATAAATTGTTGTCTATCGCAGACCAACAACGTGCCGAGTTAAACGGTCAATTTGCACCCGTAATCAGTAACCTAAAACAGTTACAGTCACTGTTAGAACTTTCAAACCAACATCAAGCAAATGCAAGTCTTTTGGTTGAGCAATTCACGTCTTCTCTAAAAATTCAAAATGAAAGTGTATTTGCTGGGTATATGGTATGGGAAGAAACTAATTTCATTAAAGATGACTCCGTACTCACACAAAAAGCGCTAAACAAGCAAGGCGTATTATCCCCATTTTTCTCTCCTACAGGTTCAAGCTTTGAAGCTTTAGGTATGGATAGCTTTAACAATACGTCTTTAAATAATAATGGTGAACGTATTGATGAATGGCATCTAGCTCCTTTTGAATCAGGAAAAAGTTTTGTTATGGAACCTTATTACTACAATGTAAGAGGTAACCAAGAACTTATTACGACCATCAGCTTACCATTACTTTACAACAATAAAATTGTAGGTTCATTAGGATACGATTGGTCTATCAAAAGCTTCCAAGAAATCAGTAAAAAAGCAGCTCAATCTATTGGTATTCCAGAGGCCGCTGTTTCTATTGCATCATGGAACGGTACACTACTTTCGTTCAGCCAAAATGAAGAATTAGTCGGTAAAAAAGTAAAGGATGATTTCGCCAAAAACTGGGGACAAATCCAACAAGAAGCTCAAAATAAAACAGTTTTCTTAAAAGACATTGGACAATTTAAAACGGCGATTGCAACCATTGAAACAGGGTCTAAACCTTGGATCGTTATGGTTTCTATACCATCAAATGTATTACAAAAAGAGATCACTGATTTTAATTCATTAAGTCATGAATTAAGCAATGATGCCCTTTCAAACGGCCTTCTAAGCGGTTTAATTTCATCGATTATCGGTATTGCTATTATCTTTATTTTAGCAAGACAAATAGGTAATTCACTTATGAACTTAACCTCTCGTTTTGAAAATATTGCTCAAGGTGATGGTGACTTAACTCAACGAATTAATATTGATTCAAAAGATGAAATTGGTCAGTTAGCCTTCTGGTTTAACTCTTTTATTGAAAAAGTTCAGAACACATTACATAACGCAAAAGACACTGCTGAGTTAGTATCTCAATCTTCTATGAACACCATGGCAGAAACAGAGAAATCACAAGTTAAACTGCAAAACCAAGTGAATGAAGTAACTCAGTTGGCAACAGCAATTAATGAAATGAGTGCAACGGCAATGGAAGTGGCTTCATCTGCACTACAAGCAGCGACAGCAGCAAGCCAAATTCAAACAAGCAGCGAAGATGGTCAAAAGATCATGGATAGAGCTGCAGCTTCTGTTGAAGAACTAGCACAATTTATTAATGAAGCTCAAGAACAAGTGGTTAACCTATCAGCATCAAGCAATGATATTCAAAATATCTTGGCGGAAATTGGAGGTATTGCAGAGCAAACCAACCTACTTGCACTAAATGCTGCAATTGAAGCCGCTCGTGCAGGTGAATACGGTCGTGGTTTTGCGGTGGTTGCAGATGAAGTAAGAAATCTAGCGAGTCGTACGCAAACTTCTACTCAAGAGATCAATAACATGCTTGGTGTCCTACAACAAAATACTCAAAGTATTGTTACTGTAATGGATAACAGCCAAAAACAAGCATTATCAACAAAAGAAGAAACGTTAATTGCACAAGAAAATCTCAAAGAGATCAGCAGTGCAATTCTGGTTGCTAATGACATGAATAATCAAATAGCTTCGGCAGCTGAAGAGCAAAGCTCAGTATCAGAAGAAATTAATCGTAATGTTACAAGCATTAATGAAGCAGCCAACGAAGTATTGTGTGATATGCAAACGTCACTAAAAGATACGGAAGAGCTAACCAAAGAAAGTCATTCATTAACTGAAAAATTAAATGAGTTCAAAACTCAATAA
- the norR gene encoding nitric oxide reductase transcriptional regulator NorR, with amino-acid sequence MKNIKDEWVQIALDLTSGLSSKDRFERLLSTIRHALKCDASALLLFKNQYFSPLATNGLDSDVIGRRFSISQHPRLEAIARAGDIVRFPSDSDLPDPYDGLIANEERQLQVHSCIGLPLLVNERLIGAVTIDAFDPTQFDTFTNKELRIISALAATSLHTALLMERLENQSGENSNNSSFEGSSDNHVEMIGESLAMQELQANINAVANTELSVLITGETGVGKELVASALHQRSARSQQNLVYLNCAALPESVAESELFGHVKGAFTGAISNRKGKFESADNGTLFLDEIGELSLALQAKLLRVLQYGDIQRIGDDNHIKVNTRIIAATNKTLSDEVKNGDFRADLYHRLSVFPIFVPPLRDRGNDVTLLVGYFAEKSRIKLGATSIRITPEAITLLNEYSWPGNIRELEHVISRAAVLSRAQNDDSDLVLSPTHFLIKKENHAEKSITNQIVTSHSKNTKDLRSATDEFQANLIKKTYQEQQQNWAATARALQLDTGNLHRLAKRLNLKD; translated from the coding sequence ATGAAAAATATTAAAGATGAATGGGTTCAAATTGCATTGGATCTCACCTCTGGATTATCAAGCAAAGATCGTTTTGAACGTTTATTATCAACGATCAGACATGCCTTAAAATGCGATGCTTCCGCTCTTCTATTATTTAAAAATCAATATTTTTCTCCTCTTGCTACCAACGGCTTAGACAGTGATGTCATTGGTCGTCGTTTTTCTATTTCTCAACATCCTCGTTTAGAGGCAATTGCTCGAGCTGGAGACATTGTTCGATTTCCTTCAGATAGTGATTTACCTGATCCTTATGATGGTTTGATTGCTAACGAAGAGCGTCAGTTGCAGGTCCATTCATGTATTGGATTACCTCTACTGGTTAATGAGCGATTAATTGGAGCGGTCACAATAGATGCATTTGACCCTACTCAATTTGATACATTCACAAACAAAGAGTTAAGAATAATCAGTGCATTAGCAGCAACTAGCTTGCATACCGCTTTATTGATGGAAAGATTAGAAAATCAATCGGGAGAAAACTCAAATAACTCATCATTTGAGGGATCATCTGATAATCATGTTGAAATGATTGGTGAATCCCTTGCAATGCAAGAGTTGCAAGCCAACATTAACGCCGTTGCTAATACAGAATTATCCGTATTAATTACGGGCGAAACAGGTGTAGGTAAAGAACTAGTTGCAAGTGCTTTACATCAAAGATCAGCACGCTCTCAACAAAACTTAGTGTATTTAAACTGCGCGGCATTACCTGAATCCGTTGCAGAAAGTGAACTATTTGGGCACGTTAAAGGCGCTTTTACTGGGGCGATCAGTAACAGAAAAGGAAAATTTGAATCGGCTGATAATGGTACGCTATTTCTGGATGAGATAGGCGAGTTATCATTGGCTCTGCAAGCTAAATTACTGCGTGTTTTACAATATGGTGATATTCAACGTATTGGTGATGACAACCATATTAAAGTAAATACACGAATTATCGCTGCTACCAACAAAACACTGAGTGATGAGGTAAAAAATGGTGATTTTCGTGCTGACTTATATCATCGATTAAGTGTCTTCCCTATTTTTGTTCCACCGCTTAGAGACAGAGGTAATGACGTCACTTTACTCGTTGGTTACTTTGCTGAAAAAAGTCGTATTAAATTAGGGGCGACGAGTATACGAATCACACCAGAAGCCATCACTTTACTTAATGAATATTCATGGCCTGGGAACATTCGAGAATTAGAGCATGTAATAAGCCGAGCTGCCGTTTTATCAAGAGCTCAAAATGACGATTCTGATTTAGTATTATCTCCTACACATTTCTTAATAAAAAAAGAAAACCATGCAGAAAAAAGCATAACGAATCAGATTGTTACATCACATTCAAAAAACACAAAAGATTTACGCTCTGCCACGGATGAATTTCAAGCTAATTTAATTAAAAAAACATATCAAGAACAGCAACAAAATTGGGCTGCAACAGCCAGAGCATTGCAACTTGATACAGGAAATTTACATCGTTTAGCAAAACGGTTAAATCTAAAAGACTGA
- a CDS encoding tripartite tricarboxylate transporter substrate binding protein: protein MLTSFKKQITASMIAATVAFSSSAIAADIEKIHFIIPGGAGGGWDMTARGTGDVLLKSDIIEQASYQNLSGGGGGKAIAHLIETAERQPDTLMVNSTPIVIRSLSGIFPQSFRDLTPIAATIADYGAIVVNKDSKYTSWEQVVADFEKNPRSVKIAGGSARGSMDHLVIAAAFKGEGFDARKVRYIAYDAGGKAMAALLSGETPLLSTGLGEVLEMSKSGQVRILAITAPKRLDSAPDIPTLTEYGNETVFANWRGFFAAPGTPQAKIDEYTQAFEKMYETEQWTVVRDRNGWIDNYKGDKDFYAFLEDQEKLMGDLMRELGFLK, encoded by the coding sequence ATGCTTACTTCATTTAAAAAACAGATCACCGCTTCAATGATTGCAGCCACAGTTGCATTTTCAAGCTCAGCGATTGCTGCTGATATTGAAAAAATCCACTTTATTATCCCTGGAGGTGCCGGTGGTGGTTGGGATATGACCGCTCGTGGGACGGGTGATGTCTTATTAAAATCTGACATTATTGAACAAGCTTCCTACCAAAACCTCTCTGGTGGCGGTGGCGGTAAAGCAATTGCACATTTGATTGAAACCGCTGAACGCCAACCCGACACATTAATGGTGAACTCAACACCTATTGTGATCCGTTCTCTAAGCGGTATCTTCCCACAATCATTTAGAGACTTGACACCAATTGCAGCAACCATTGCTGATTATGGAGCCATCGTCGTCAATAAAGACTCTAAGTATACGAGTTGGGAACAAGTCGTTGCTGATTTTGAAAAGAACCCTCGCTCAGTAAAAATCGCTGGAGGTTCAGCTCGTGGCAGTATGGATCATCTCGTAATTGCAGCCGCCTTTAAAGGTGAAGGATTTGATGCTCGAAAAGTTCGTTATATCGCTTATGACGCAGGTGGAAAAGCAATGGCAGCTTTATTGTCAGGTGAAACACCATTACTTTCAACAGGACTTGGAGAAGTTCTTGAGATGTCGAAAAGTGGTCAAGTTCGCATCCTTGCGATTACAGCGCCAAAACGTTTAGATAGCGCTCCAGATATTCCAACGCTTACTGAATATGGCAACGAAACTGTGTTTGCTAACTGGCGAGGTTTCTTTGCGGCACCTGGAACACCACAAGCAAAAATCGATGAGTATACTCAGGCATTTGAAAAAATGTACGAAACAGAGCAATGGACTGTGGTTCGTGACCGTAATGGTTGGATTGATAACTACAAGGGCGATAAAGATTTTTACGCTTTCCTTGAAGACCAAGAAAAACTCATGGGCGATTTAATGCGTGAACTTGGCTTTCTAAAATAA
- the hflD gene encoding high frequency lysogenization protein HflD: MANTLFDRTIAFAGICQAASLVQKMAKDGHCDQEAFDTAIQSILETNPSNTVAVYGKESNLRIGLECLVRDFDNTPSGSELTRYLISLMALERKLAGHRDGMSKLGERIGTIERQLEHFDIHDEQMLSNIASIYLDVISPMGPRIQVTGTPSVLQQPMTQHKVRALLLSGIRSAVLWRQVGGKRRHLIFGRKKMVEQAKIILARI, from the coding sequence GTGGCAAACACTTTATTTGACAGAACCATTGCATTTGCTGGCATTTGCCAAGCTGCAAGCTTAGTTCAAAAAATGGCAAAAGATGGTCACTGTGATCAAGAGGCGTTTGACACAGCTATTCAATCAATTCTAGAAACCAACCCAAGTAATACGGTTGCTGTTTATGGAAAAGAATCAAATTTACGAATTGGCTTAGAGTGCTTAGTTCGCGATTTTGATAATACGCCTTCAGGTAGTGAATTAACTCGTTACCTTATTAGCCTTATGGCTCTAGAGCGCAAGCTAGCAGGTCATCGTGATGGCATGAGTAAATTAGGTGAGCGTATCGGTACTATCGAACGCCAGCTTGAGCACTTTGACATTCACGATGAACAAATGCTGAGTAATATTGCGAGCATTTACTTGGATGTGATCAGCCCAATGGGTCCACGAATTCAAGTAACAGGTACTCCATCAGTTCTTCAACAACCGATGACTCAGCATAAGGTACGAGCTCTATTGTTATCAGGTATTCGCTCAGCCGTGCTGTGGCGTCAAGTGGGAGGCAAACGCCGTCACTTGATCTTTGGCCGAAAGAAAATGGTTGAGCAAGCAAAAATTATTCTCGCTCGAATTTAA
- the mnmA gene encoding tRNA 2-thiouridine(34) synthase MnmA — MSDNSQKKVIVGMSGGVDSSVSAYLLQQQGYQVEGLFMKNWEEDDNEEYCTAAEDLADAQAVCDKLGIHLHTINFAAEYWDNVFEYFLEEYKAGRTPNPDILCNKEIKFKAFLEFADEVLDADFIAMGHYVRRTFPTAEEIANGIKPQMLRGLDSNKDQSYFLYTLSSEQVARSLFPVGELEKPEVRRIAEEQDLITAKKKDSTGICFIGERKFTEFLGKYLPAQPGNIETPEGKVIGQHQGLMYHTLGQRKGLHIGGTKGGGGNEDPWFVGEKDLKRNVLIAVQGKDHPLLKSQGLLASQLHWVDRTPIKAPLSCTVKTRYRQTDIPCTIIPVDDENIKVIFDEPQIAVTPGQSAVFYLDEVCLGGGIIEERI, encoded by the coding sequence ATGTCAGACAACAGCCAAAAGAAAGTCATCGTCGGTATGTCCGGTGGTGTGGATTCTTCAGTATCAGCCTACCTACTTCAGCAACAAGGATACCAAGTTGAAGGTCTTTTCATGAAAAACTGGGAAGAAGATGACAACGAGGAATATTGTACTGCAGCCGAAGATTTAGCAGATGCGCAAGCGGTGTGTGACAAATTAGGTATTCACCTTCACACCATTAACTTTGCTGCTGAATATTGGGATAACGTATTTGAATATTTCCTAGAGGAATACAAAGCGGGTCGTACACCAAACCCAGATATCTTATGTAATAAAGAAATTAAATTTAAAGCCTTCTTAGAATTTGCTGATGAAGTGCTTGATGCTGATTTTATTGCTATGGGTCACTACGTTCGTCGTACCTTCCCAACAGCTGAAGAAATCGCTAATGGTATTAAACCACAGATGTTACGTGGTTTGGACTCAAATAAAGATCAAAGCTACTTCCTATACACATTAAGCTCAGAGCAAGTTGCTCGTAGTTTATTCCCTGTAGGTGAACTTGAGAAACCAGAAGTACGCCGCATTGCCGAAGAGCAAGATTTGATCACAGCGAAGAAAAAAGATTCAACAGGTATCTGCTTTATCGGTGAGCGTAAATTCACTGAATTCTTAGGCAAATACTTACCAGCACAACCAGGTAATATCGAAACACCTGAAGGTAAAGTGATTGGTCAACACCAAGGTTTGATGTATCACACTTTAGGTCAACGTAAAGGTCTACACATTGGCGGCACCAAAGGCGGTGGCGGTAATGAAGATCCATGGTTCGTTGGTGAAAAAGATCTAAAACGAAACGTATTAATTGCAGTTCAAGGCAAAGATCACCCATTATTGAAATCTCAAGGTCTATTGGCTTCTCAACTTCATTGGGTTGATCGCACACCGATTAAAGCACCATTGAGCTGTACGGTTAAAACACGTTACCGTCAAACTGATATCCCTTGTACTATCATCCCAGTTGATGATGAAAACATTAAAGTGATTTTTGACGAGCCGCAAATTGCAGTGACTCCGGGTCAATCTGCAGTATTCTACTTAGACGAAGTATGTCTAGGTGGCGGTATTATCGAAGAGCGTATTTAA